A DNA window from Xyrauchen texanus isolate HMW12.3.18 chromosome 6, RBS_HiC_50CHRs, whole genome shotgun sequence contains the following coding sequences:
- the LOC127645822 gene encoding cold-inducible RNA-binding protein B-like isoform X1 yields MSDEGKLFIGGLSFDTTEQSLEDAFSKYGVITNVHVARNRETNRSRGFGFVTFENPDDAKDALEGMNGKSVDGRTIRVDEAGKGGGGGGGRSGGGSYRGGGGGGGGGRGGGGFFRGGRGRGGPRGGGGYGGGDRSYGSDRSYGGGGGYKSGGGGGYSSGGGGGYSRDRGSGYGDRGGSYRDGYDSYAAQD; encoded by the exons ATGTCTGACGAAGGGAAGCTGTTTATCGGCGGTCTGAGTTTCGATACCACCGAACAGTCGCTAGAGGACGCGTTCTCCAAATATGGTGTGATCACCAACG TTCATGTGGCCCGAAACCGAGAAACCAACCGGTCCAGAGGGTTCGGCTTCGTTACCTTTGAGAATCCAGATGATGCCAAAGATGCGCTTGAAGGAATGAATGGAAAG TCTGTTGATGGACGGACGATCCGTGTGGATGAAGCTGGTAAGGGTGGTGGCGGTGGCGGCGGACGATCGGGTGGTGGCTCCTACAGGGGAGGTGGTGGTGGCGGCggtggaggaagaggaggtggaGGATTCTTCCGAGGAGGGCGAGGAAGAGGCGGTCCGAGAG GTGGCGGTGGCTACGGCGGTGGTGACCGTAGTTACGGCAGTGACCGGAGCTATGGCGGCGGCGGAGGATACAAAAGCGGAGGTGGAGGCGGGTACTCTTCAGGAGGTGGCGGCGGCTACAGCCGAGACCG GGGTTCAGGTTATGGTGATCGGGGCGGGTCTTACAGAGATGGCTATGATAGTTATG CTGCTCAAGACTAA
- the LOC127645822 gene encoding cold-inducible RNA-binding protein B-like isoform X2, with amino-acid sequence MSDEGKLFIGGLSFDTTEQSLEDAFSKYGVITNVHVARNRETNRSRGFGFVTFENPDDAKDALEGMNGKSVDGRTIRVDEAGKGGGGGGGRSGGGSYRGGGGGGGGGRGGGGFFRGGRGRGGPRGGGGYGGGDRSYGSDRSYGGGGGYKSGGGGGYSSGGGGGYSRDRGSGYGDRGGSYRDGYDSYDW; translated from the exons ATGTCTGACGAAGGGAAGCTGTTTATCGGCGGTCTGAGTTTCGATACCACCGAACAGTCGCTAGAGGACGCGTTCTCCAAATATGGTGTGATCACCAACG TTCATGTGGCCCGAAACCGAGAAACCAACCGGTCCAGAGGGTTCGGCTTCGTTACCTTTGAGAATCCAGATGATGCCAAAGATGCGCTTGAAGGAATGAATGGAAAG TCTGTTGATGGACGGACGATCCGTGTGGATGAAGCTGGTAAGGGTGGTGGCGGTGGCGGCGGACGATCGGGTGGTGGCTCCTACAGGGGAGGTGGTGGTGGCGGCggtggaggaagaggaggtggaGGATTCTTCCGAGGAGGGCGAGGAAGAGGCGGTCCGAGAG GTGGCGGTGGCTACGGCGGTGGTGACCGTAGTTACGGCAGTGACCGGAGCTATGGCGGCGGCGGAGGATACAAAAGCGGAGGTGGAGGCGGGTACTCTTCAGGAGGTGGCGGCGGCTACAGCCGAGACCG GGGTTCAGGTTATGGTGATCGGGGCGGGTCTTACAGAGATGGCTATGATAGTTATG